A window of the Megalopta genalis isolate 19385.01 chromosome 2, iyMegGena1_principal, whole genome shotgun sequence genome harbors these coding sequences:
- the l(3)mbt gene encoding lethal (3) malignant brain tumor isoform X3: MEEEIVVDDVDENSSTETAQSDDPTTPIMPLLYIQQSKLRSAPPTTTNQTLVSSNATQLAAIINPVNNQIVAGQNKVFIQGPGQVTSSQNKQHIVIHRPINTVSTTATSQGQKHILLRKSNASTAQIVPLSSSQGNQTTAQAGKHTFAYLGTLIKPNKSRESVVIPAGALTTTQIAKPKLVIGPVISQLAQTSTSTTTGSQSQTPKHMANLLLPVSIPQQSGPTKSSMFNLKINNGQISTESKGTITVLRESKATNSATHPPPLHPIAKMSLLSANKGNNNSTDSIKITENPDSAVITPIPKKDDSVIPEKRKKTISNILRGSNEKRLKKQNLSKSPQDSMVEVTYALSSPESEQDKDKKVQNDDDITLIKVVPSEEKSVKLNTNVDDDIKIEIIKTRTSCVEPISDNKHDTKLINHDDMKDHLNTSHTNDSNFDAAKVLDWKDGVGTLPGSTLKFCMNEFGIMEVVDEDENNKQGKDGIGDKENVCLTQNSSKSSPLTVNNVNSEKKSDDRKTRIVSVDTMYHCEGCGCYGLAAEFETPISCSPSCSEIIEATKKQPPMRKEKDLKDLRAKRKRKRLLQEQQQSKEMEDKTDEKVQDKVKSETDEDTKDTIAGIDDESQGDSAEAKYPWQTGKVGFSWSKYLEHCKAKAAPVKLFKDPFPYSKNNFKVGMRLEGIDPEHPSRYCVLTVVEVVGYRIRLHFDGYPENYDFWVNADSSMDIFPVGWSEKNGHRLDPPKGYVASNFNWNAYLKICKTTAAPKTIFPNKSSVFPTGFRVGMKLEAVDRKHSSLVCVASIAGLMDSRILVHFDSWDEVYDYWADASSPYIHPVGWCHHNGHSLTPPNNYKDPKSFTWDAYLRETRSMVAPARAFKQRPPCGFKRGMKLEAVDKRVPQLIRVATVEDVKDHMLKIRFDGWPENHAYWVDDDSPDIHPMGWCMKTGHPLEPPLTPDNLNDRPECGTYGCRGIGHVKGPKYATHNSASGCPYSPQNLHKVRQLSDRLNLKHETCDFEDDVLDKPKTEKTDKIKMEKSEKPEKLLFADERLLKTEKDIKQEDGELSDKNDKSENSEKSSKSKHHHSDGQTDDDELLRKRKKRRQISEEPLYSLSNYGDSSLTTAPYAANMPDKQLRMELYQSVYNPGYNPLPDAPHIWAKHSNALNRVVARQNTNPRRWSNEEVIKFIQSMPNCKEIGNIFRKHNIDGEAFLMLTQEDLVSLLGLRLGPAIKLYNSIVLLRRRAS, from the exons ATGGAGGAAGAAatagttgttgatgatgttgatGAGAATAGTAGCACAGAGACAGCACAATCAGATGATCCAACGACACCCATTATGCCTTTATTATATATTCAACAAAGTAAACTACGTTCGGCACCACCGACAACAACAAATCAGACATTGGTTTCGTCAAATGCCACCCAACTTGCTGCCATTATTAATCCAGTCAACAATCAG atTGTTGCTGGACAAAACAAAGTGTTTATACAAGGGCCAGGTCAGGTTACGAGTTCTCAGAATAAACAACATATTGTGATCCACCGACCAATTAACACTGTCAGTACAACAGCAACATCTCAAGGCCAGAAACACATACTGCTTAGAAAATCGAATGCGTCTACTGCTCAGATTGTGCCGCTAAGTTCATCTCAGGGGAATCAGACTACAGCACAAGCCGGCAAGCATACGTTCGCCTATCTTGGAACACTTATCAAGCCGAACAAGTCACGCGAATCTGTTGTAATTCCTGCAg GAGCTTTAACAACAACTCAAATAGCTAAACCAAAATTAGTGATTGGACCAGTTATCTCTCAATTGGCTCAGACATCAACTAGCACCACCACAGGGTCCCAGAGTCAGACTCCCAAGCATATGGCGAATTTGTTACTACCAGTCAGTATTCCTCAGCAGAGTGGACCCACTAAATCTAGTatgttcaatttaaaaatcaacAATGGCCAAATTAGCACGGAAAGCAAAGGAACCATTACAGTTTTACGGGAATCGAAGGCAACAAATTCAGCCACACATCCGCCGCCATTGCATCCTATTGCGAAAATGAGTTTACTGAGCGCTAATAAAGGAAACAATAATTCTACAGACAGTATAAAAATTACTGAGAACCCTGACTCCGCTGTGATTACACCTATTCCCAAAAAGGACGATAGCGTTATACccgagaaaagaaagaaaactatAAGCAATATATTAAGAGGATCCAATGAGAAACGATTGAAAAAGCAAAACTTATCGAAATCGCCGCAAGACAGTATGGTCGAAGTCACTTATGCGCTAAGCAGTCCAGAATCTGAACAAGACAAAGATAAGAAAGTGCAAAATGACGATGATATTACTTTGATCAAGGTGGTGCCTAGCGAGGAGAAAAGTGTTAAACTGAACACCAACGTGGATGATGATATAaagattgaaattattaaaacgcGGACGAGTTGCGTCGAGCCGATATCAGACAATAAGCACGATACTAAACTCATTAATCACGATGATATGAAAGATCACTTAAACACCAGTCACACGAATGATTCTAATTTTGATGCTGCAAAGGTGCTAGATTGGAAAGATGGTGTTGGTACTCTGCCTGGAAGCACGTTGAAG TTCTGTATGAATGAATTTGGTATCATGGAAGTAGTAGATGAGGACGAGAACAATAAACAAGGGAAAGATGGAATCGGTGATAAGGAAAATGTTTGTTTAACACAGAATTCCTCGAAGTCTAGCCCTCTAACCGTTAATAATGTGAACTCTGAGAAGAAGT CGGACGATAGAAAAACCAGAATTGTTTCTGTGGACACAATGTATCATTGTGAAGGTTGTGGGTGTTACGGTCTAGCCGCAGAGTTTGAAACTCCAATATCATGCAGTCCATCGTGCTCAGAAATAATAGAAGCTACTAAGAAGCAACCACCAATGCGGAAGGAAAAAGATTTGAA AGATTTACGCGCGAAGCGGAAACGTAAAAGATTACTACAGGAACAACAGCAATCGAAAGAAATGGAGGACAAAACTGATGAGAAGGTTCAAGATAAAGTAAAGTCTGAAACTGACGAAGACACCAAGGACACTATTGCTGGAATTGATGATGAGAGTCAAGGAGACTCTGCCGAGGCAAAG TATCCTTGGCAGACAGGAAAAGTTGGATTCTCGTGGTCTAAATATCTTGAGCATTGCAAGGCAAAAGCTGCTCCGGTCAAATTATTCAAGGATCCATTCCCATATagtaaaaataatttcaaagTTGGCATGAGACTGGAAGGAATTGATCCGGAACATCCTTCCCGATATTGTGTTCTAACAGTCGTCGAAGTAGTGG GTTATCGAATACGTCTGCATTTCGACGGGTACCCAGAGAATTACGATTTCTGGGTGAATGCGGATAGCAGCATGGACATATTCCCGGTTGGATGGTCGGAGAAGAATGGGCACCGATTAGACCCGCCAAAGGGATATGTTGCCAGTAATTTCAATTGGAATGCGTATCTAAAAATTTGCAAAACTACTGCAGCACCGAAGACTATATTTCCAAATAAAAGT TCGGTCTTTCCAACTGGTTTTCGCGTAGGAATGAAATTGGAGGCAGTAGATAGAAAGCATTCTTCACTAGTTTGCGTAGCTAGTATAGCAGGCCTAATGGACTCTCGCATATTAGTTCATTTTGATTCTTGGGATGAGGTTTACGACTATTGGGCAGATGCCAGTTCCCCTTATATTCATCCGGTGGGATGGTGTCATCATAACGGTCATAGTCTCACACCGCCCAATA ATTATAAAGATCCAAAATCATTTACGTGGGACGCTTATCTGAGAGAAACTCGATCCATGGTTGCACCAGCAAGAGCTTTCAAGCAACGACCGCCTTGTGGATTTAAGCGTGGAATGAAGTTAGAGGCAGTTGATAAAAGGGTTCCCCAATTAATAAGGGTGGCAACAGTCGAGGACGTTAAAGATCACAT GTTAAAGATACGATTCGATGGGTGGCCAGAAAATCATGCTTACTGGGTCGACGATGATTCTCCGGACATACATCCTATGGGGTGGTGTATGAAAACGGGTCATCCTCTGGAGCCACCATTAA CTCCGGACAACCTGAACGACAGGCCAGAATGTGGCACATACGGCTGTCGTGGGATAGGCCACGTAAAAGGACCTAAATACGCAACGCACAATTCTGCGTCCGGTTGTCCCTACTCGCCTCAGAATCTTCACAAGGTGAGGCAACTGTCTGACAGACTGAACCTGAAACACGAGACTTGCGATTTCGAGGACGATGTGCTGGACAAACCGAAAACAGAAAAGACTGATAAAATTAAGATGGAAAAGTCTGAGAAGCCCGAGAAATTGTTGTTCGCGGATGAACGGTTACTGAAGACTGAGAAAGATATTAAGCAAGAGGACGGCGAACTGTCTGATAAGAATGACAAGTCTGAAAATTCGGAGAA GTCGAGCAAGTCGAAGCATCATCATAGCGACGGACAAACCGACGATGACGAGCTGTTGAGAAAGCGAAAGAAAAG ACGACAGATTTCCGAGGAGCCTTTGTATTCTTTATCAAATTACGGCGACTCGTCGCTAACGACTGCACCCTACGCTGCAAATATGCCTGATAAACAGTTGCGAATGGAGCTGTATCAGTCTGTGTACAATCCCGGTTACAATCCGTTACCGGACGCACCACACATATGGGCGAAGCATAGTAACGCTTTGAATCGAGTGGTAGCGAGGCAGAATACGAATCCTCGTCGATGGTCGAACGAGGAGGTGATTAAATTCATCCAGAGTATGCCCAATTGCAAAGAAATTGGGAACATTTTTAGGAAACAT AACATAGACGGCGAGGCGTTTCTAATGCTAACCCAAGAGGATTTGGTATCTCTGCTCGGACTGCGACTCGGCCCAGCGATTAAATTGTACAATAGCATAGTTCTTCTACGACGAAGGGCATCGTGA